The segment GCATGGTTAATATTGCAGCTGCTTTAGCAACTACAAATATCAAACGTTATCGTATTGGTATAATTGATTTAGATCCGCAAGGTTCATCATCAAGCTTCTTTCCTTCAAGTGAGCACGATCCAATTACTGTTGGCGATTTAATGCGTGACTGTATTGATTTAGACGAAGGTGAAACTTGGCCAGAGTTTGTTTCTAATTCATTTTTACCAACCCATATTCCTAATATTCGTGTTTTACCATCAGGTATGGACGATTTTTATTTTGAGCACGAAACTGCTACTTTACTCAAAGACACCTCTAATTATGAGCAAACTCGCCATTATCATAAGTTACTTGAAAAAGTAATAGACCCCGTTAAAGATGAGTTTGACATTATATTAATTGATACAGCCCCTACCCTTAACTTTATGTTTTATAACGCCTTAATGGCATCTACTGCTATGCTTATTCCTGTTCATCCAGAAGCTGTTGATTTTGATGCTAACAATAAATACTTAAAACGATTAGGTGAGATTTATCATACTGTTGCAGCCCTAGGCCATAATGGTTGGGACTTTATGCAATTTTTGGTGACCAACTATGTAAAAGGTAATCACTCTCAACGAGATATAGTAAAAGATGTTCGCAGTGCTTTTGGTCGCCAAGTAATGAGTTATCCAATTAACCATAGCTCTGCAATTACTGCTAGTTCATCGTCTTTTAATACTATTTTTGATCAAAAAGCGTCTGATAGTTTAGCAAGCCGAGAGTCACTAATGCGTGCTCAAGAAAATATCAAAGACGTAGTAGATGAACTTGAAATGTTAATTCGATCAAATTGGCAGTCTACTCAATCATCACTCAATACCCCTAAGTAAGGATGTTAAATAAAAATGGCTAGAAAACGTAAAAACGACACCCGCTTAGATCCATTTGCAACAGCTGTAGGTAACAGCAGTCTTGATGCACTTTTAGAGCAAGCCAGCGCTGGCGATGTAATTAGAATGCCTGCTCCAAGTGATCCTACGCGCGAAATTACCCTAGTTTGTAAAGTGATCCCACACAGCGATATTGAAGCAAGTACCCAGGTTTATGGTAAAAACCGCCGTGTTCAAGCGCTGCTTAACGAAAAGTCGGTATCGGATATATTACCTGCTATTAGCGAAGATGGTCGTAACCAACACCCAGCACTTTTATGGGAGCAAAATGATACTAGCTTAGTACTAGCAGGCTCACGTAGACGAAAAGCTTGTATTTTAGGTAACGCCGATTACTTAGTGCTTAGCTCTACTGATTTTACAGATCAAGATGCTAAAATTTTAGCTGTATCGTCTGATCAATACATCGCGCCTAGCTTATGGGAACTCGGCCAAGCTTATCAGCAAACTAAAAATGAATTAATTGAGCAAGGTAAAAAAGGCTCGTACCGTGAAATAGCGACCATTGAAGGTGTTTCACATACTGCGATTGCTGATGCGGTAAAAGCATATGAGCAAATTCCTGCTGATGTTATTTCACTTTATCCTACAGCTAATCATGTTGGTCGTGAAGTAGCTAAAAAGCTGGTAATTGCAAAGGAGCGAGACGAAGCTGCGTTTAACCAGCTTGTTAATGCACTTGCTAACGATGAAGAGCTTAATGCTATTACAAGCGACGACAAGCGTGCTATGGCTATAACTAAGCGCCTAACTGCAGAGCCTGAAGTTGCTGCAAAACGTGAAGCAGTCCTTGAAAACAAATTTATATCAGTACAGCGTAATATTAAAAGCGGTGATGTTTCTATTAAAATAGATAATAAAGTTATGACTGATAAGCGTTTAGAACAGCTTACAAAGCTTTTAGGTGCTTTTAATTAGCTAGTATAATAATGATCTGCCGGTGCTGTTTAGTTAGTTAAATAGTGATCTGGCAGATACTTAAGTTGGTAAAAATCTGATCTTGTTGCCAACCAACAGCCTCAAAAATCCTTACGTACCCACCGAAGATCAATTTTTTACTAACTTAATTGTTACTTTTATTGCTTCAAACACGTTTAACCCACTGCGTTAGTAAAATTATGATCTGTAATGCCCCTTGTTTTGTTGTTAACTTGTATACAAGTTGTGAGCTTGCTGTGTTTTAAATTTCAGTTAGTAAAAATTTTTGCTCATATTTAGCTATAAACCGATTTTTTACTAACCTATCAGCTCCAACCAGTTTGTATTGCGTTAATATTGCTTTAGCTCAACGCACATAAGGCATATACTGGCAGAATTATTTTTAAAATTTAATGCTTAGAGTGACATGTCTGCTAACTTATCAAAAAATGATTTAATGGCTATTTTTGAAGAAATAAAAAATGAGCAGGCAACTCAGTTTCCCCTGTCTGAACGCTTTATAAAAAAGCTTTTTCGCGAAAGTGTTCTTGATAAAGGCAAAGAGTATTATAAAAATGGTCAAATTAGCTGGCTTGAGCACACACCAAACTTTTCTGTTGTGGACTCTACGGTTCAAGGCGATAACGGTTCATCGTTTAATCAACGTATTGAGATCAGTAAAGTACCAACTGGTTATTCTGTTGACACTCATTGTACATGTAACGCAAAAACCAAATGTCGCCATTTGGCTGCCATTTTATTTAAACTTAAAATAGAACACTCTGGTGAATACGGAGAAGACTACTTTATAAATGATTGGTTTAGCGAGTTAAGTGCACTTAAAAGCAACGATAAAAAAACGCCATCGCAAGTACTTTTATTTGTTTTAGATATTGAAAATAACAAAGTATTTTTAACACCAAAAATAGCTAACGTTGAAAACAAAAAAAATTACACCCTAGGAAGAAACCTTACCGAGCAACAGCTCAATAGCTTTGTTACTCCAAACGATTTACTCGAAAGCGATTTTAGATTATTTAGTTGGATCCGCTCGCAAAATGCAGTCGTAAACATTGAGCTTAAAGGCCAATGGGGCTTTAGTGCTTTGCAGCAGTTAATCGCAACAGAACGTTTGTTTTTTCAACGTTCTCGTGTGCCTATAAAGGCTCAAACTGGTCAAGCATTGAGTTTTAATTGGGAACAAAATAAAGACCTTTCGCAATTAGTTATCAAGCTTGAGCAAAGCCAAAATTGGGCATTGTTAAAAACTACGCCTCCTACATATATAGACTTAGACCATTTAAAAGCTGGGCGCATTCGTACTCCATTAAGTGGTGACGAAATTGCTCATCTACAAACCATGCCTGCCCTGCACGATGCTAATTTTGATCGTATTTATAAACAACTAGCGGATAATTTTGGTGTGGGTGTTATTCCGCATCCAACTAATTTACAGCCTAGTTTGCCTAAGCCTTCTAGTAATGCGGTATTAAAAATAACAATGGGTGAGCGCGGTTTATCGCTTTCATTATTATTTAAGTATAAAAATAAAAACTATTTAGCAGGCTCTGCCCCTGCTAATACAATAAATAGTGCTTTTGAAAATACAGTAACCAATGAGCTTACTAATCTCGGTTTCGAATTTTGTAAAGGGGGTTTACAAAGTGAATTTGTATTTATAAAACAATCTCCTATTCATTTGCACTGGCTTATATTTGAAGTGTTTCCTAGTTTTAAAGAGCGAGGCTGGCAAGTAAGTGTAAGCAAAGTTAGTAGTCCTAATCCTCAATCGGAAGTTAGCTTGCATGTTCATCGCGCTGCAGGGCATCAAATGCACTGTAAAGTTTTGCTTGGTGAAGCAAAAGCGACCCCTCTTTTTACTAATACTGATCCGCTATATCAGTCATTAAATCGACAAAGTGAATTATTTTATTACTACCCAGTAGGCCGACAATTTGGGGTTATTAATAAATCAGCAATTAACTTAATTAACGAATTTAAAGAACGTTTTGAATTTGTAAAAACGCGAGATGAATTTAATATACCGCTATCGTACTTACCTGAACTGGTAAAGCAAACAGCTATAAATGTAGAGCTACACGACGATTCTTTAGAGCGATATTTATTAGAGCTAAATAGCACAGACTACGCTATGCCTGTTGTTGCTTTACATGGGTTAAACGACTCCGTTACTCTTAGGGAGTATCAACAACAAGGCGTTGATTGGCTTAGCTTTTTAAAGCGCCATCAGTTAGGTGGGATTTTAGCCGACGATATGGGGCTTGGAAAAACACTTCAGGTAATCGCTTTTTTAGCGAGCACTTTTAACCGCCCTCAAGCTGGGCCTACACTTATAGTATGCCCTACGAGCTTAGTTAGTAATTGGCAAAACGAGATCACTAAATTTGCTAAAAGTTTAAAAGTAACGACTATTTTTGGTGCTCAGCGAAATGAGCCATTACAGCACCTAGCTCAGGCGCAGTGTATACTTACAACCTATCCGCTTTTAAAGCGCGACATAGCGTACTATTCACCGCTTTATTTTGAAAATATTATACTCGATGAAGCTCAATATATTAAAAATGATACAGCGCAGGTTTCGCGTTTAGTCAAACGCTTAAATGCCGAGTTTAAATTATGTTTAAGCGGTACCCCTATTGAAAATAACTTACTTGAACTTAAGTCATTACTCGACTTTGCTATGCCGTCACTACTTGGCTCGCAGGCTCATTTTAAACAACATTTTCAAACGCCTATCGAGCGCGAAGCTGATATGGATCGTGCAGAGCAGCTAAAAGCCTTAATTATGCCTTTTATAATGCGCCGTACTAAAGCGCAAGTTGCTCAAGAGCTACCAGAAAAAACAGAGTTAACAAAAGAGTTTGAGTTTGAGCCTAAGCAAAAAGAAATGTATCAAGGCATTACACGCTCATTGGAAGAAAAGCTTATAGACTTATTTGCAGAGCAAGGCGTGCAAAAAAGTAAGTTGGCTTTTTTAGAAGCGCTATTAAAGTTAAGACAAATTTGTTGCCACCCAAAATTAATAGACCCAGAAACCCAAGCAGGATCAGCAAAGCTTGAGTGGCTCGCAACACATTTACCGCTTATATTAAGCCTTGGTCGTAAAATAATTATTTTTAGCCAGTTTACATCGGCACTTGATTTAATAGCTAAACGCCTTGAAGAAATACACATTAATTTTAGTATGCTAACAGGGCAAACTCGTCATCGCGATAAAGTAATAGATGAGTTTACAAGTGGTAAAACATCGGTGTTTTTAATTAGTTTAAAAGCCGGTGGCACTGGCTTAAATTTAACGCAAGCCGATACTGTTATTCATTTTGATCCGTGGTGGAACCCAGCTGTAGAAAAGCAAGCCACCGACAGGGCATATCGTATAGGCCAAACTAATCCCGTATTTGTATATAAACTAATAATGAGCAATTCAATCGAGCAAAAAGTATTTAAAATGCAGCAAGATAAGCAAGCGCTTGTAGATGCTTTATTTACCGAAAAATCTATGAGTTTTACACAGTTTGATGAGCAACAAATGTTATCACTCATTAAAAATTAAATTTTAATGAACTAAATTTAAAAATAAGCGTCTATTAATATGCTTGTTGATTAATTGCAGTTAATACAAGTTTTCATGTTGATTCCCCCCCTATTTAGTTACTAATTTTAGTAGCCACTGAGCCAGCACTTTTTAGCTGGCTTTTTTATGCCTGTAATTTTCCTTAATTATTATATTTAAAATATTTATCAGTATTTTTGAACTTAATTTAAAGTTGGGCGTCTACTATTATGCTTGTTGATTAATTGCAGTTAATACAAGTTTTCATGTTGATTCCCCCTATTTAGTTACTAATTTTAGTAACCACTGAGCCAGCGCCTTTTAGCTGGCTTTTTTATGCCTGTAATTTTTCTTAATTATTATATTTAAAAATATTTATTTATAGTTTTGAACTTAATTTAAAGTTGGGCGTCTACTATTACGCTTGTTGATTAATTGCAGTTAACACAAGCTTCATGTTGATTTCCCCCGTTTAGTTACTAAGTTTAGAAATGATTGAGCCAGCCTAGTTTAGCTGGCTTTTTTTATACCTAAAATTTGCCTTAATTTTTATATTTAAATTTTTTACCTGCTATTTTGAACTTAATTTAAAGTCGGGCGTCTACTATTATGCTTGTTGATTAATTGCAGTTAACACAAGCTTCATGTTGATTTCCCCGTTTAGTTACTAAGTTTAGTAATGATTGAGCCAGCCTAGTTTAGCTGGCTTTTTTTATGTCTAAAATTTTCCTTAATTTTTATATTTAAATTTTTTATCTGCTATTTTGAACTTAATTTAAAGTTGGGCGTCTACTATTATGCTTGTTGGTTAATTGCAGTTAACTCAAGCATCATGTTGATTACCCTGATTGGTTACTAAATTTAGTAATGATTGAGCCAGCCCATTTTGAGCTGGCTTTTTTTATGTCTAAAGTAAATGTTTTGAATAGTTTTTTTGTTTACACGGTCTACTGTTATACCTGCTGATAAACAGCAGTAGATTATTTTTCCCTTTGATTACTTAATTATGTAATGTTGAGCCAGCTTACCTCTAGCTGGCTTTTTTTATCTAAGTTAAAGCTTTAGTTACTTCCCCTACCCCGCATCAATGTTATTGGTTATGATGGCATGTCTCTAAATTTTATAAGTTTATTTTATGTTTACCCAATTACTCACTCATATTGACTGGTTAAGTCTGGGCGCTGGCGTTACCGCAGGCGCATTGCTTTATAGTCTTGTAGCTGCGCAGCTTCGTAAAAAATTAAATCAACAGATTAGCGAGCAGCAACAGCAACTTTCATTACTACAAAATCAGTTTGATAATAAACAGCAGCAATACAATACCTTACTAGAAGATCACGAACTGCTAGAGCATACTCATCAGGAGCAACGCGACGAAGCACAGCACTTTAAAACCCGCTTTAGCGAGCAAGAAAAACAAAGCGTTCAATACAACCATTTTTGGCGTAAAGCCGAAGGCGAATTAACTGCTCTGCGTGAGCAATTTAATCAGCGCGATGTTGAATATAATAATATGCGCACTACGCTTGAACAAAAACAGCAAAACTTTACCGAGCAGCTCGCGCAAATAGAGCAAAGTAAAAATGTGCTTAAAAAAGAGTTTGAAAATCTCGCTAATAAAATCTTAGAAGAAAAATCGCAAAGCTTTAAAACTCTAAATCAAGAAAGCATTGAGCAACTATTAAAACCAGTACAAGGGGAGCTAAAAGGCTTTAGAGATAAAATGGAATCTATTCACGTTGAAGATTTAAAGCAACGTGCTGCCCTTAAAACTGAGCTACTGCATTTACAAGCGAAAAGCCAAGCTATTACCGAGCAAGCCGATAAGCTCAGTAATGCACTGCAAGGGCAAAAAAAGACGCAAGGTAATTGGGGCGAACTAATGCTCGAAAACGTACTCGACAGCGCAGGCCTGCGTGCAGGTACTGACTACAAACGCGAAGTATCGTTTAACACTGAAGACGGTCGACTGCGCCCCGACGTAGTGGTGTATTTACCACAGGGCCGCCACTTAGTGATTGATGCTAAAACATCGCTAAATGCTTATACCCGTTACGTTAACGCCGAAAACGAATTAGTGGCTAGCCAAGCAATTAAAGAGCATGTAAATGCCGTTACATCGCGTATTAACGAGCTTGCCAGTAAATCGTACGATCGACTCCCTGGTATAAACTCGCCTGAAGTGGTTATTATGTTTGTCCCTATTGAGTCTGCCTTTGTAGAGGCGCTTAAATACCAAAGCGATATTTACCAACAAGCCATCGAAAAAAATATTTTAGTTGCTACGCCAACTACTCTGCTTACAAGCCTTAATATTGTTAAACAGCTGTGGCGCTTTGAAGAGCAAACCAAATACTCTAAAGAGCTGGCGAATCGTGCAGAGCGCTTTTACAACAAGCTCAATGGCTTTTTAACGAGTATGGAAGGTGTTGGCAAACAACTAGACCGCGCAAAAGAAAGTTACGATAAAGCCTTTTCACAGCTTTACCGTGGTAAAGGTAACTTAATTAAACAAGCTTCAGAATTTAAAGAGCTAGGTGTATCGGTTCAAAAAGAGCTACCAAACGAAAGCGTAGAAAAAGCCCAATTAGAGCTGGATTAAGTTCGATTTATCTCTACTGTTTTATACATTAAAAGGAAGGTTAATGGTTTTTCCCTTACTCAGTTCACAAAGGTTAGCGTTAACCCCTATAAATTATGAGGATAGAGACGCTATTTTTGCTCTTTTTTCAGACCAACAAGTTACTAAATACTATGATCTGGCGCCCTTAACCCAAATCTCCCAAGCTGATAAGTTAATTGATTTATTCAATTATAGATATAAAAATGGTGAAGGGATCCGCTGGGCTATCCGTTTAAAAAATACTGATGAGTTAATAGGTACTTGTGGTTTTAATAGTTGGTCAATACCAATGAAGCACGCATTTATTGGTTACGACCTTAGTAACCAGTATTGGGGTAAAGGCTATGCTTTTGAGGCCATTAGTATAATTATAAAAGCTGCCTTTGATGGATTGCTAAGTTGCGGGGCTTTAAATCGAATTCAAGCCGACACTGTACCAAGAAACAACGCATCAGAAGCACTTTTACTAAAGCTTGGCTTTTGTGAGGAAGGCACAAGGCGACAAAGTGGTTTTTGGAAAGGGCAATTTCACGACCTAAAATGCTTTGGACTATTAAGCGCAGAGCACAATTTATGAAAACTGATGACGTAGTTTATAACTTATTGAACGAAATCAGCGTTCAATTTCCTGACGTTAAAGCGTTAATGAGCATCTATGATGAAGATGAAACCACGTTTAAAATGGAGGCATTTGCTAAAGCCACAACACACGCTTTTGCTCTTGGCTATATGGAGCAAGCCCAGCGTTATTTAAGTTTTATGGCTGAAAAGCTAATAAACGCTGAGGCAAAAGTAATTGAATACATAGACGTATATTACGTAGAGACACTATTTTGGTGCGCAAGTTCTCATACTATTGCGGTTGGTTGGCCTCTAGTGCCTGGCAACTTACAAAAGCTTTATATCAATTTTCATGGTAAAGCGCCGCAAAACTAATACAACTAAAGCTCACATGTACTAGCTTACGCCTTTAATACTCCACCTCATTCAATAACTCATTTATTTTTTCATCGCCAATACACTCTCCATTAGACCAGCTTGCATTAAGCAGTGTAATTAAATTACCAATACGCTCTGATTTACGCTGTAGCTGCTTTATTAGTGCATTAGCTTCATGTTGTTTTTCACCAAGGCGCACAATAATGGCGTTGTGATCTAGCTCCTCATTAGGCTTACGCAGGGAGGGGATTTCTTCAAGCGAAAACCCTAAACTTTGTGCAAACTTAATCATTTTAAGCTGCTCTACACTAGCCTTATCGTATTGCCTATACCCGTTATTATTTCGCGTACCGTGTGGCAGCAGCCCTATACTTTCGTAATACCGTATGGTGCTTGCTGCAATACCCGAGTGCTTAGCTAGTTCACCTATTTTCATTGTTACCTCTACTATAAAAAGCGGGTTGACCTTAAAGCTGACTTTAAGGTTATAGTGCCTGTAATGTCAATTTATGGTTTATATGTATGTTTGAGTTTGAACAATCTGCTGTATTTACGCCCTTTACCCTACCAAGCGGTTTAACGCTTAAAAACCGAGTAGTAAAAGCAGCTATGGAAGAGAACCTCGCAGAGGCTAACCAAACGCCATCGCAAGTGCTTAAAAATGTATACAGTGAATGGGCAAAAGGCGGCTGCGGGTTAATTATTACCGGTAATGTTATGGTCGATCACCTTGCTATGACAGGCCCAGGCGGCTTAGCACTTGAGCAACAAACAGATATAACAGCATTTGCAGAACTTGCACGCTTGGCGCAGCAGAACGATTGTAAAATTGTTATGCAAATTAATCACCCTGGTCGCCAAGTGTTTAAAAATATGGGCGGAAAAGCCTTTAGTGCCTCAGACATTGCGCTTGATGTGGGTAAACATTCACATTTATTTGCTCAGCCAAAGGCAATGACACAAAGTGATATTAACGATGTAGTTACGCGTTTTACACAAACAGCCTTACAGGCTGAAAAAGCAGGCTTTAATGGCGTACAAATACATGCTGCACATGGCTATTTATTAGCACAGTTTTTATCTCCTCTTACTAATAAACGAGATGATAAATGGGGTGGTAGCCTTGAAAACCGCGCCCGCTTATTACTTGAAATTACCAAAAGCGTTAAAGCACATTGTAGCGAGAGTTTTTCGGTATCCATAAAACTTAACTCAGCTGATTTTCAGCGCGGTGGCTTTGAACCAAGTGACGCGCAAGCGGTTGTTAATATGCTAAGCGCATTAAAGGTTGATTTTGTAGAGCTTTCGGGCGGAAGTTACGAAGCACCGGCTATGCAAGGACAAACAGGCGATGAGCGTACACTTGCTCGTGAGGCTTACTTTTTAGAGTTTGCCAAAGCAATTAGCGAGCAATCAACCATACCCATTATGACCACCGGTGGCATTAGCCTATTAGATGTAGCGAATAAAGTAATTAGCTCAGGCGTAGCGCTCGTTGGTATGGCCACGGCACTGGCTTATCAGCCTAATTTAGTTAATTGCTGGCAAACAGAGCCAACGCAAAACCTGCTTATGCCGCGTGTTATCTTTACAGACAAAACTATTGCTGGGCTTGCCACTATGGCGCTGGTAAAAAGGCAAATTCGCCGAGTTGGCCAAGGCAAACATGTTAAAGCAAATGCCTCCGCTATTTTTACTTTGATAAGCGATCAAATACGCACAGCTAAGCTTACAAAGCGCTACCGTAAGCGCTTTACTAAAGAGCTAAATTAAGCTTTTAGTTTTGCTTGTTTATTTTTTACCGTTTGTTTAGCTATGTATACATTGTAATAAATGTAACCACTTACATATTGTGTTTGTTGGAATTAAAAGGTGCACCAAGGTGGAAGTATACTTTTTTATCAAGCCATTAAAGTGCACCATTTTGTACATGTTTAATTACTGTACTAACAAGCGAAACAATCATTCAGTAATGTTAAATAAAATGCTTGTTCAGTGCCTGTTAATTTAACCCATCCTGTTGATAATGTTGAGCTTTATTGTAACTGCTTATGTTGTTTTTGCTTGAGTTTTATACTAGCGTATAGAGTAGATATTTAACGTTACTCAAGGAGAAAGGTTACATGGTATCTCGCAGAAGCTTTATAAAAGCAGGAGCCGCTTTAAGTTTGGGTTCTATTTTTAGTGCATCAGCATTGGCTGAGCAGCTAAAAGTAAAAATGTCTCAAGGGCAGCTTATGCCAACTAAGGGCCCAATTGATAAAAGCGCAGCCCTTCCAACTAACGATGTTACGAACGCTAAACATTATCGCCCTGAAGCACGAATGGGGCTAGGTGGTTTAGCGGCTGGTAACGGCTTTAATACTATATCTAGCGATACAGAAATCTTAACAATGCTAAATGCTGCGTGGGATGCAGGCATACGGCATTACGATACTTCTCCGTTTTATGGTTTAAGCCTAAGTGAAAGGCGCTTTGGGGACTTATTACGTAATAAAAAACGCGAAGACTTTGTTTTATCCTCCAAGGTGGGGCGCTTGCTTACTCCCTCTGCTGAGCCTTTAGAAAATAGCTGGCACTGGGCCGACCATTCACCGTTTCATTATAAGTATGATTATTCAGCCTCGGGTACGCGCCGTTCAATAGAAGATACGCTACAAAGAATTGGCGTGGCGTCGCTTGATATTGTTTATATTCACGATTTATCGCCTCAAAATAGTGATATGGGCGAAGATTGGCTTAAATACTTTGATCAAGCAGCAAAAGGCGCAATTCCTGAGCTTACAAAAATGCGCGACGAGGGTATAATTAAAGGTTGGGGTTTTGGGGTTAATACGCCCCACGCTGTTTATAAAGCGCTTGATATGTCAGATCCCGATATTTGTTTATTAGCGCTGCAATATTCTATTTTAGATCACAAAGAAGCACTTAATAAAACATTCCCAATGCTTGATAAACGCGGGATCTCTGCGGTTATTGGTGCGCCGCTTAATGGCGGTTTTTTAACGGGGCGTAATCGCTTTAATTACTCACCAAAAATACCAGCGCCTATGCAGCAAAAGTATAATGCAATTAGTGAAGTTGCTACTAAGCATGGCATCGACATTAAAACAGCTGCACTACAATTTGCAGAAGCACCGTCTACAGTGGCCTCAATTGTTCCTGGGGCACGAACGGCTGAGCAAATTAACGCAAATGTAGCATCAATGAAGGTAACTATACCGGATGCGTTTTGGAGTGAGTTAAAAGCTAAAAACTTGATTGAACAAAACGCGCCAGTGTAAGTTAGCTATTTAGGTGTGCTACTTAAATGCGCCAGTGTAAGCACACCTATTTATAACTAATATTTAATTAAGCCACACTTGAAAGCGTTGATTGATGGGCGTTTGCATATGCCCAGTTAACGCACTCTTGCGCTAAAATAGCGATGGTATCTAGGCAGGTGTCTGGCGAGTGTTTGGCTTGTTCATTTAACA is part of the Pseudoalteromonas carrageenovora IAM 12662 genome and harbors:
- a CDS encoding DUF7674 family protein, yielding MKTDDVVYNLLNEISVQFPDVKALMSIYDEDETTFKMEAFAKATTHAFALGYMEQAQRYLSFMAEKLINAEAKVIEYIDVYYVETLFWCASSHTIAVGWPLVPGNLQKLYINFHGKAPQN
- the rmuC gene encoding DNA recombination protein RmuC, whose product is MFTQLLTHIDWLSLGAGVTAGALLYSLVAAQLRKKLNQQISEQQQQLSLLQNQFDNKQQQYNTLLEDHELLEHTHQEQRDEAQHFKTRFSEQEKQSVQYNHFWRKAEGELTALREQFNQRDVEYNNMRTTLEQKQQNFTEQLAQIEQSKNVLKKEFENLANKILEEKSQSFKTLNQESIEQLLKPVQGELKGFRDKMESIHVEDLKQRAALKTELLHLQAKSQAITEQADKLSNALQGQKKTQGNWGELMLENVLDSAGLRAGTDYKREVSFNTEDGRLRPDVVVYLPQGRHLVIDAKTSLNAYTRYVNAENELVASQAIKEHVNAVTSRINELASKSYDRLPGINSPEVVIMFVPIESAFVEALKYQSDIYQQAIEKNILVATPTTLLTSLNIVKQLWRFEEQTKYSKELANRAERFYNKLNGFLTSMEGVGKQLDRAKESYDKAFSQLYRGKGNLIKQASEFKELGVSVQKELPNESVEKAQLELD
- a CDS encoding DEAD/DEAH box helicase — protein: MSANLSKNDLMAIFEEIKNEQATQFPLSERFIKKLFRESVLDKGKEYYKNGQISWLEHTPNFSVVDSTVQGDNGSSFNQRIEISKVPTGYSVDTHCTCNAKTKCRHLAAILFKLKIEHSGEYGEDYFINDWFSELSALKSNDKKTPSQVLLFVLDIENNKVFLTPKIANVENKKNYTLGRNLTEQQLNSFVTPNDLLESDFRLFSWIRSQNAVVNIELKGQWGFSALQQLIATERLFFQRSRVPIKAQTGQALSFNWEQNKDLSQLVIKLEQSQNWALLKTTPPTYIDLDHLKAGRIRTPLSGDEIAHLQTMPALHDANFDRIYKQLADNFGVGVIPHPTNLQPSLPKPSSNAVLKITMGERGLSLSLLFKYKNKNYLAGSAPANTINSAFENTVTNELTNLGFEFCKGGLQSEFVFIKQSPIHLHWLIFEVFPSFKERGWQVSVSKVSSPNPQSEVSLHVHRAAGHQMHCKVLLGEAKATPLFTNTDPLYQSLNRQSELFYYYPVGRQFGVINKSAINLINEFKERFEFVKTRDEFNIPLSYLPELVKQTAINVELHDDSLERYLLELNSTDYAMPVVALHGLNDSVTLREYQQQGVDWLSFLKRHQLGGILADDMGLGKTLQVIAFLASTFNRPQAGPTLIVCPTSLVSNWQNEITKFAKSLKVTTIFGAQRNEPLQHLAQAQCILTTYPLLKRDIAYYSPLYFENIILDEAQYIKNDTAQVSRLVKRLNAEFKLCLSGTPIENNLLELKSLLDFAMPSLLGSQAHFKQHFQTPIEREADMDRAEQLKALIMPFIMRRTKAQVAQELPEKTELTKEFEFEPKQKEMYQGITRSLEEKLIDLFAEQGVQKSKLAFLEALLKLRQICCHPKLIDPETQAGSAKLEWLATHLPLILSLGRKIIIFSQFTSALDLIAKRLEEIHINFSMLTGQTRHRDKVIDEFTSGKTSVFLISLKAGGTGLNLTQADTVIHFDPWWNPAVEKQATDRAYRIGQTNPVFVYKLIMSNSIEQKVFKMQQDKQALVDALFTEKSMSFTQFDEQQMLSLIKN
- a CDS encoding GNAT family N-acetyltransferase, with translation MVFPLLSSQRLALTPINYEDRDAIFALFSDQQVTKYYDLAPLTQISQADKLIDLFNYRYKNGEGIRWAIRLKNTDELIGTCGFNSWSIPMKHAFIGYDLSNQYWGKGYAFEAISIIIKAAFDGLLSCGALNRIQADTVPRNNASEALLLKLGFCEEGTRRQSGFWKGQFHDLKCFGLLSAEHNL
- a CDS encoding AAA family ATPase, with the translated sequence MSINNNALSTYRLLKATAEVAEKSLEGRIQHYRAHLKSEEKELRTYTQKAAADLLGCNNRTLKRRHDNGDFDDLNIKRGANGHYAYTLVNIFAMADIMDIKPDHRAEDDKLQVIVINSLKGGCGKTTSMVNIAAALATTNIKRYRIGIIDLDPQGSSSSFFPSSEHDPITVGDLMRDCIDLDEGETWPEFVSNSFLPTHIPNIRVLPSGMDDFYFEHETATLLKDTSNYEQTRHYHKLLEKVIDPVKDEFDIILIDTAPTLNFMFYNALMASTAMLIPVHPEAVDFDANNKYLKRLGEIYHTVAALGHNGWDFMQFLVTNYVKGNHSQRDIVKDVRSAFGRQVMSYPINHSSAITASSSSFNTIFDQKASDSLASRESLMRAQENIKDVVDELEMLIRSNWQSTQSSLNTPK
- a CDS encoding NADH:flavin oxidoreductase/NADH oxidase family protein, whose protein sequence is MFEFEQSAVFTPFTLPSGLTLKNRVVKAAMEENLAEANQTPSQVLKNVYSEWAKGGCGLIITGNVMVDHLAMTGPGGLALEQQTDITAFAELARLAQQNDCKIVMQINHPGRQVFKNMGGKAFSASDIALDVGKHSHLFAQPKAMTQSDINDVVTRFTQTALQAEKAGFNGVQIHAAHGYLLAQFLSPLTNKRDDKWGGSLENRARLLLEITKSVKAHCSESFSVSIKLNSADFQRGGFEPSDAQAVVNMLSALKVDFVELSGGSYEAPAMQGQTGDERTLAREAYFLEFAKAISEQSTIPIMTTGGISLLDVANKVISSGVALVGMATALAYQPNLVNCWQTEPTQNLLMPRVIFTDKTIAGLATMALVKRQIRRVGQGKHVKANASAIFTLISDQIRTAKLTKRYRKRFTKELN
- a CDS encoding MerR family transcriptional regulator, yielding MKIGELAKHSGIAASTIRYYESIGLLPHGTRNNNGYRQYDKASVEQLKMIKFAQSLGFSLEEIPSLRKPNEELDHNAIIVRLGEKQHEANALIKQLQRKSERIGNLITLLNASWSNGECIGDEKINELLNEVEY